In the Choloepus didactylus isolate mChoDid1 chromosome 5, mChoDid1.pri, whole genome shotgun sequence genome, one interval contains:
- the LOC119535509 gene encoding immediate early response 3-interacting protein 1-like has product MAFTLYSLLQAALLYINAITVLHEEFFPKNTGWGTDPGTGRFGEEPGLKSLLMNLIQSVRTVMRVPLIIVNSIVILLLYNMAMM; this is encoded by the exons ATGGCCTTTACTCTGTACTCACTGCTGCAGGCAGCCCTGCTCTACATCAACGCCATCACTGTACTGCATGAGGAGTTCTTCCCCAAGAACACTGGCTGGGGAACAGACCCGGGTACTGGCAGATTTGGAGAGGAGCCAGGACTCAAATCTCTGCTAATGAACCTTATTCAATCTGTAAGAACTGTGATGAGAGTGCCATTGATAATAGTAAACTCAATTgtaattttattactttataatATGG CTATGATGTGA